CATTTACGGAATTGGTATGAAAGATGGCAATTTGAAGCGGCAATTTACAGCGTTTGCGCAAGCAGAACGGCGGGCAGGGGATTCTTATGTTGCCTATAATCCCGTCTTTATGACGCAAAACTTTACAACAGCCCATACCAATGCTGGCATTGATGCAAGCGGAACTAGTTCATCTGGCGGAGTCGCCGGTAGCGGGGGAGGTTCTGGTGCTTTCTAAATATATAAAGATTGCAAAGGAACCTCTCGCAGTTGTGAGAGGTTCCTTTGCATAACTTATTGATGAACAAGTTCATTTAATTAATTTCTTCGCCCTCGCGTCTAAAGTATCCAAAAATCCCTACAGTTTGAACGATATTCGTAAAGGCATTCGGATCTACATCAGCGATAATCTTTTCCAAATCATACAATTCATAGCGTGTAATTACGAGATACAGCATATTATTCTCTTCTTTTGTATAAGCGCCTTTTGCAGGCAGAATCGTAATACCACGTATCATTTTTTCGTGAATGGCACATTGCAATTCGTCTGCTTTCCGCGTAATGATCATCGCTGTCACTTTTTCATGACGTGTATGAATCGCATCGATGACGGCAGTTGTTACGTAAAGTGCGATGAGTGTATAGAGTGCATTTTCAGGTTCATATAAAAAGCCTGCAAGCACAATAATCACACCATTGAGCACTAAGAAATATATCCCAATTGGCTTATCTTGTAGGCGTGATAATACCATCGCGACGATATCCATCCCGCCTGTTGAAGCTCCCCATTTTAAGGAAAGACCTATACCAATACCGCTGACAACTCCACCTACAACGGTATTTAAAATAATATCATTTGATACAGAGATGATAGGTAATATTTCCAAGAAAAAGGTTGCACAAATAACAGAAACAATACTATAGATTGTAAAGCCTTTCCCGACTTTGTACCAACCCAATATAAAGACAGGAATGTTGAATAGGAATAGGAGAATTCCTGTACTCACATGCATCCCTAATAAATCCTCAAAAACACTGGATGTTAACTGTGCTGCCCCAGCAAATCCGCTTGCGTACACATTCGCATTAATTAAAAAGAAATTTAGCGAAATGGCAAGTAAAAATGAGCCGAATATCACGACAGCTATTCTTTTTGCTTCTATAAAAAACATAAGACAACTCCTTATAAATCTATTTTTAAATACGCACCTTAACTTATTTATTTTATATTGATTGATGTAAAAGGCAAGCGTTTAGGTAGTGTTAAATTTAATAAATACGATGTATATTTGTTTAGATAGTTTTGTTAATTCTTAGCGGGTTATGAGTAGTGTGCGCTAATTGTTTATACGATTATACAATTGGTAGTTGAATATATATAAGTTATTCATTAGGAGAGTAAAATAACAGGGAAGTTGAAACTTTAGCGGTTCGTATACCGTATGTATCATGAGGTGAATAAATTGTGGATATGTTTGATAGACCAAAGTTAAAGTTGAAACTCACTCCGTTAGAATTGGTGCTAAACGTGATAACAATCATTTTATTCGTCGGAAGTCTTGTTTATTTATTTGTAAGTTGGACGACTTTGCCAAACGAAGTGCCCGCGCATTATAATTCGCTTGGAGAAGTAGACCGTTGGGGGCATAAATGGGAAATGGTGATTCTTCCGATCATCGCGGTTATCCTGTGGATAGGCATGACGATTTTGGAGAAATACCCACATGTATATAACTATATGAATTTAACGAAAGAAAATATTGAAGCACAATATTTGAATGGACGTCTTATGGTGAATGTGATAAAAAATATCATCACGATTATTTTTGCATATATAAATTGGAATAACATTCAAGTGGCTTTGGGCCGTCATGAATCACTTGGTACATGGTTTACGCCTATGTTTTTTATATGTATTTTTATCCCAACTGGGTATTTTATCTTTCGTTCGATTCGTTTGTCGAGGGAGTAGGGGATAGGTGAGAAAGCTTTTAAAGTATAGTGTGTCGTTTATCTTTGCGGTATTTTTCTTATACCTCATGGATATTTTGGAAGTGCCAGAGCATATTTTCACGCGTTTTATGCAGGTGTTATTGTTGTTCAGCGGTGCTTTCATTATCATGCGTCTTTTTGAAAGACGCAAGAACGGAGAGTGAAAAGCCATTTCTATCCCTCTATAAGGAATGGAAATGGCTTATTTCATTTATCCTAACAATTTCGCTGCAATCATTCGGGCTTCGGCAATGTCTTTTGTTCCGTGAATTAGCATCCGTCCGTCTCGGAACAAGACGATGCGGTGACTGTCGAATTCAAAGGCAGCAAGATGCGGATTGTGGATAAGTTTCTGCACAATAGGTTCGACGGAATTCACGAATGTTTTTAATTCGACACGGCGGTTTGGCGGCCACGACAGTTGAACGGTATCACGTCCGCAGAGCACTGCAAAACGAGTAGATTCACGGGCGGATAAATAGGGGTATACCGACTCAGCCGAGCAGCTTGGGCAATTGTCTTTTTTCAAGCTTTCGACATTCATCGAAGACCTTTCACCTGTCCATAAATTTGCAGATTCGAGTTTCGGCATAAATTCATTGCCCGTAATGTATTTAAGTACATCTGCAACTTGGCGGGCGGCAGTTGTAACGACAATCGGACTAATGACACCGACCGTATCGCAAGTTAATGACTGAGGTGGTAACGTTTCAAGTAAACAATGCAAGCATGGTTGTTCTTCTTTTATGCCAATCGGGAAAGTTAATCCGTAACTGCCTACGCATGCCCCTATAAAAAAGGGGAGGCTGCGCTTCAACGCAGCGTCATTCATGAGTAACCGCGTTTCGATATTATCGGTTGCATCCAAAATTACGTCATGTCCTTCAATTAAATCGAGTACATTTTCTGCTGTCACATCAACGACCATTCCAGACACATCCACATCCCCGTTAATGCTCTTCAAACGTTTCTCCGCCGCCACTGCTTTTGGCAATTGATCGATAACATCTTGTTCTGTATACAGTTGTTGACGGTGCAAATTGGTCCAATCGATAATGTCTCGGTCGACAATGGTCACACGCTTAACGCCAGCGCGTACCAACATTTCTCCAGAGGAAGAACCAAGTGCACCGGCCCCGAGAATAAAGATATTTGCTGCACGAATTCGTTTTTGTCCTTCTATCCCAATCGGTGCGAACAGTTCTTGTCGTGAATAACGGTTATTCAATTTGGCAAGAGTCCTTCCATCGGGCTGCTGGCTACTGCGTAGTCACGTTCAGGCATCCGTCCAGCCTCAAAACCAAGTCGTCCCGCTTCAATCGCAAGTTTCATCGCTTCTGCCATTTTCACTGGGTCCTTTGCTTCGGATACGGCCGTGTTTAATAAAACAGCATCCGCGCCGAGTTCCATCGCATAGGCTGCATCTTTTGGAGAACCAATGCCAGCATCGATAATGACAGGGACTTCCGATTGTTCGATAATGAAGGACAAATTCAATGGATTTAAAATGCCGCGGCCTGATCCGATAGGGGCTGCTCCAGGCATGATGGCATGGACACCCATTTCACATAATCTGCGGGCAAGTACAACGTCATCAGATGTATAGGGAAGTACGATAAAACCTTCATCCAATAACATTTCAGTTGCACGTAATGTTTCAACTGGGTCTGGCAACAAGGAGTGGTCACAGCCAATAATTTCTACCTTAACCATGTCGCATAAACCGGATGCCTTTGCGAGTTTTGCGATACGAACGGCTTCCTCAGCTGTTTTTGCACCAGCGGTATTGGGTAGCAAAGTATATTTTGAAAGATCAAGTTTTTCTAAGAAATTTGGTTGTGATGGTTCAAAAATGTTCATTCGACGGACCGCGAATGTTAAAATTTCTGCTTCAGAAACACGAACAGCTTCTTTTTGAGTCTCAAATGATGGATATTTACCAGTTCCTAACAATAATCTCGATGAAAATGAATGGTTTCCTATTTTTAGCATGTTCATCCGCCTCCTACAAAGTGAATAATTTCAATCTGGTCTCGGTCCATAATTGGTTTATCATAAGCGTCTTTTTCGAGAATGTTTTTATTCAATTCCACAATAAGAATTCTTTCCTCAAGATTTAAGTGGACAAGCAATTGCTGAACATTCTCAACGGCTTTTGGAATTTCTTGTGTGTTCCCATTTAGTTCAATTTTTTTAGTCATTGATAATCCTCCTCTATGTATGAATGGCATCATAATACTCTTTGGCGATGTTTTTTGGATGATCGCTTTCAAATATAGTAGACATTACCGCTACGCCTGCGATCCCTACTTCTCTTAATTGTTCGATATGACTTGGAAGAATGCCGCCAATCGCGTAGACAGGAATGGTTAGCGACGAAACAATATGCCGCAAGTCATCGGTTCCGCGCGGTTGCAATCCGGGTTTTGAATTTGTTTTAAATAAATGACCATATAACACAGTTTCTGCGCCATCTGCCTCGGCAGCTATCGCATCTTCAAGAGAGTGGATGGATTTTCCAAATGACAGCGCTGGATACTTACGCAATAAATCAGGAAGTGATAATCCGCCTGGCAATTGTACTTTATCAATTTGTTCGGAACTTGCAATCGTAGGATTTCCGTGGACAATCATTTTCTTTACGTTAAAATTCACTGCTTTTAGCTTTTGAATTAATTTCAATATCTCTGTATCTGTTTTCGACTTTTCTCTTAAAATCACTGCGTCAATATACGGTTCAATAGATAGTAATGTGTGAATTAATTCATCTATCGGCATACGGTCATTCGTAACTACAATGAGCTTCATCAGATCCTCCTTTACGCAAAAAAGACTACTTCCCGCAGTAGGAAAGTAGTCGTCATAGACAGTATAAACGCATAAATAATCTGACGGCCACTTCCCTACGCAGGTCCAAACCTGTTCAGGTAATAAGGGTATCAGAGTTACACTCTTCTCTCAGTCCTTTTCAAGGATTCCCCCAATGGTCAATGTTGTGTTGAATTTTCAATCTACTACTAGTGTAGCATATTGTTTTTTTGAATGAAAGAAAGGAGTGAGAATTACTGAAAAAGCAAGAAAACGGTTCTCGTCTATTTCTGGAAATACACTAGTTGTTACACGGTCTGCAATAGGTAAGTGAATACGGTTAAGTTGATTGCATAGTACGTACTAAAAAACATCCTGTATGGATGGCTTTTAGAGGGTTAGACGAGTAGTAAACTATCTAAATCTATAATTTCTATTTTGCTAGGTGTATGCTGTCGAATCCATCCAGCCTCTTCAAAGTCAGCTAGTTTTCGGCTGACCGTTTCAGGTGTTGTCCCAAGATGAGAAGCGAGGTCTTTTCGACTCATCGGCAGTGTAATGCGTTTACTTTTCTTTTCCTCGACTACATTTGCAAGGTACATCGCGATTCTTGTCTCGGTGGATTCCATCGCAATGCTTGCTGCCTGTTTTTCGGTCTTAGACAATCTCGTTGAAAATTCAGTGAGGACTTTTAAGGAGATTGCGGGATATTTCAATAAAAACTGTTGGAAATCATCTCTTCCCATCACACATAATTCTACGGGTTCCATCGCTTCTGCATAGGCATCGTGCACGGATTCAGAGAATAAAGAAAGTTCTCCAGTGAAATCGCCTGGTTCTAGAATACGCACAAGTTGTTCTTTGCCAGTGTCTGATAAACGATAAATTTTCACCCGACCCTTATGAACGATATATAACCCATCTGACGGTTCATTCGCTCGATAAATTGTATGGCCTCGTGGATGTTTTACAGAATTAGTAGTTTTGACAATTTCACTCATTTCAGCAGTTGTTAAATGATTAAATATCGGCACAATAGAGATGCACATTTTCTGCATCTCCACGGCTCCATGTTCGCAATGATTGTTTTCTGTCAATCTTCTCCACCTCATTCAGTTTGCAGGATTGGCGTCGCATTCTCATTTTTACCGTTCTTGTTATTATAACGCATTAATCGAACAGCGTTAAGAATAACTAGAAGTACACTTAGTTCGTGAATCAGCATACCAGATGCTAAGAATACTTTTCCGAATAGGACACCTGCCAGTAAGATTACTACTGTTCCTACCGCAAAGAATGTGTTCTGTCGCATATTACGTACAGTGGCTTTTGCTAAAGAATAGGCGTGTGAAAATTGGTCGAGTCGGTCTGCCATTAAAACAACATCCGCAGTTTCCATTGAAATATCCGTTCCGCCTTCGCCCATTGCAAGCCCGATGTCAGCAGTCGCGATTGCAGGTGCGTCGTTAATACCGTCTCCTGCCATAGCAACACGGTGACCTGCATTCTTTAACTTTTGGACCATGGCAACCTTGTCTTCAGGTAATAGCTCCGCGTGTACCGCGTCAAGGCCAAGTTGCTTGCCGACAAGTTCGGCGGTATGTCGGTTATCACCAGTTAACATAATGATTTGTTTGATGCCGTTTTCGCGTAACTCTTGTAGTGCGCTTGCAGCTTCAGGACGAATTTGATCTGCGATGGAGATGATTCCCGCAATGGTTCCGTCAATGGCTGCAAAAATGGCAGTATTTCCAGCCTTTTCACGTTCTATTGCATAAGCTTCGACTTTGCTAGCAATCTCTATGCCGTTGGTACGCATTAGTTTTCGATTTCCAATCACGAGCGCCTGACCTTCAATTTCCGCACGAATCCCATTTCCTTCAATCACTTCTGCATTTTCGGGCTCATTCACAAGCGCAAGATTTCGTTGTTCTGCTTCTTTTACAATCGTTTGACCAAGATGGTGTTCAGAAATCATTTCTGCCTCGGCAACGATACGTAGTAAGTCGTTTTCATTGGGGCCAACAGTATGGATATCCGTTACTTCAGGACGTCCGCGAGTCAACGTACCTGTTTTATCAAAAACGACTGTGTCAATTTTTCCGAGATTTTCCATGATTTCTCCACCTTTAATCAAGGCGCCATTACGGGCACCATTACCAATCCCTGCAACGATTGAAACAGGGGCTGAAATCACAAGTGCACCGGGACAAGCGACAACTAGGAAAGTAAGTGTCATTTCAATATTTCTCGTGACTAAATAAACGAGAATGGACATAACGACAATTGCTGGTGTGTAAATATTTGCAAATCGATCAAGAAACTTTTGTGTTTTAGATTTTGTTTCTTGTGCATCTTCAACAAGTTCGATAATACGCGCGAAAGTTGTATCATCTCCAACACGGTCAGCAAGCACTTCGATAAATCCATTTTCTAAGATAGAACTGCTGAATACACGATCTTGTTTTGTTTTCGTTACGGGTACAGATTCACCAGTAATGGCAGATTCATTTAAAGTGGCTTTACCGGAAATAATTTCTCCATCAATCGCAACTTTTTCACCCGAACGGACGATGACGCGGTCTCCTTCTTCTACATCATCGACGGAAATAGTCATCGTTTCTCCGTCACGTAAAACGGTTGCCTCGACAGGCGCCATATCGATTAGTGAACGAAGGGAAGACCGTGTTTTTTCTAATGTCCGTACTTCTAAAAAAGCACCGAATAGGAATAAAAAGGTGACTGCTGCTGACTCAACGTACTCTCCAATAAACAGTGCACCGACAACAGCAATGGTCACGAGTAATTCGATGCTAAATGTTTTCATTCGAATTGCTTGGAACGCTTTGATGGCAATTGGAGTACCCGCAATAACCGTCGCTAAAATAAGTGTCCCTTGCCGCCATTCGTGCAGGCCTCCGAGGTGGAGACCGATAGCGATAAGAAGCAAAGCCCCTGTAACGGCGGTAATTTGTGAGGTTCTTCTTGCATTCATAATGTATCCCACCTTTTTTAAATTTATTATGAAAACATATAAATCTTAATCATACAGATAAATCCTTTAGGAAACCCCGGACGCATCCGGGGTTTTTTTTATGAAACTTTTTGTGAAAGAACAGGGTACCCAAGTTTAGTAATTGTGTTTTGAATATCTTCTGCTTGGACCTTGTTTTCATCAAACTGTGTGCGGACACGGTTGGAGTGGAAAAGAACTTTTACTTCCTCAACGCCCTCCATTTTCTCCAGTGTACTCTGGATTTTTTTCACACAAGTCGGGCAACCAAGTGGTTCAAGATTAAAAACAGCTTTTTTCATATTGTTCATCCTCCAAATGTTTATTTGTACCTTAAGTGTAAGATGTTTGTTCATTCCGTTCCTTGATGTGCGTCAAGTTCTGGGAAAATTCTTTAGATGATCTGAACGTGTAACACTTGATCGTGTTGCTTTTTTACTTTGTACATGAAGTATAGGGCGATTACTAAAAAAGTTCCTTGATGTATATCAAGACTGATAGGAAATGTTAACGCTTCATCTTAGTAAAATGATTAATAGTTTATGGAACATGCCAAAAGGACTAATTTCTAAATTTAAGAACAATGGTGATTTAGCATCACAAAATTGTTCATTTCGTCTAGAAAGTTATATGATAAATATAAGAAAGGATTGAACAATGTTAAAAAAGAAACAGTCATTTCATGATTTAAGAAGAAACTTATTATTAGTAGTTTTACCTATTTTATTTCTCAGCGCTTTATTTTCGATCGTTTTAGGCAATCGAGTTTTTCTGTTTGATGTTTATATAGAACTATTCTTTGCTTGTACTTTCATGCTTGGATGGTTTGCTACATTAGTCAATCGCCGGATGAAGTATTTGGAGATTATCATATTATTTGGGTTGTATACTTATCATGTGGTGAGCGTTACAAACGTAGTAAGAAGACATAGAGGGATTGAAGGGGCAATCGATTTCGATTCATATATCGTTTGGCTTCCACTCATCCTCATTTGGACATTTGCAATATGGAGAAAAAAGGTGGCTATAGGAGTCTCTTTATTCTTACTGATTGGCACAATCATTCCAGGCGTTTATTATATGAACGAATTAAATCAGTCATTTCTGGAATCATTTGCCCAGCTAATCTTGTCTATGATTGTCTATATTTTGGTGCTCATCTATTCATTTAAGATTGTGAAGGCGCATGCGGAAGTAGAAATCATGCGTCGTCAATTACGTATAGATCCGCTCACGCAAATTGGGAACCGTTTTCAAGTTGATGAGTGGTTGCAGTCTTTTTTGAACGAGAAAAAGGAAGATGATTATTCGATTATCTTTTTTGATATCGATCATTTTAAGAAAATTAATGATCAATTTGGGCATAGTGTAGGTGATGAGGTATTACGGGAATTTACGCAGGTCGTTCAAAATGAGTTAAGAAATAACGAGTATTTTGGCCGCTGGGGTGGCGAGGAGTTTATGATTATCCTTCGCGGATCAGAATGTGTTGCATATACGTTAGCGGAAAATTTACGCCAGGCCATTGAATCTTTTCGTTTTACTGGTGTCAATCGGGTAACAGCGAGTTTTGGCGTTTCTGAATTTATTCAGGGGGATACGGCGCATTCCTTGTTATTAAGGGTGGATAAAAGACTTTACGTATCTAAAGAAAATGGACGAAACCGAGTAACAGGTAAAATGGAGGAATAACCCTTTTTCTTCAGTCAAATCTGCATTATACTAAAAGTGAACGTTGATCCGAAAAGAAAAGGAGTAGGCGCATGAAACTCATTTATAAAGGTAAAACGAAAGATGTATTTGAAGCTGAAAATGGTCAAGTATTGCTAAAGTTTAAAGATGATGTAACAGGCGAAGATGGTGTTTTTGACCCGGGTGCCAATACAGTCGGTTTGACGATTGAAGGTATGGGCCAGTCAGGGTTACGTATGACAACCTATTTTTTTGAAAAACTTGCGGAAAAAGGAATCCCTACGCATTTCGTGGAATCAAATCTTGAAGAAGCCACGATGCTCGTGAAGTCAGCGAATATGTTCGGTGCAGGTCTAGAAGTGATTTGTAGGTATCGCGCGGTAGGTAGTTTCTTAAAACGGTATGGTGCATACTGTGAAGAAGGTCAACCATTAGATGCATTCGTGGAAGTCACGTTAAAAGATGATAAGCGCAATGATCCACCTATTAATCAGGATGGGCTTGCGCAATTAGGCATTTTAACAAAGGCAGAATACGAAACACTCGTGAAGTTAACAAAAGAAATATCTTCCGTTGTGAAAGATGAGTTGGCTGTCAAAGGCTTAGAACTTTATGATATTAAACTTGAGTTTGGTCTGGATGCAGAAGGAAATATGATGCTCATAGACGAAATTTCTGGCGGTAATATGCGTGCATATAAAGATGGACAATCTGTACAGCCGCTTGAATTAGAAAAAATGTTACTCCAGTAAAACATGATGAACACTAAAAAGACGAGACACATTCACATTGTTGAATGTGTCTTTTCTTATGGTATTTGGTATAACCTAGCGAGAGAGAAACATAGGCCGTTGACAAAAACAATTAATCATCATATAATTAACTTGAATTCAAGATAAATTAAAAAGTTATTTTAAGGTTATTCGTTTTTTAACACGCGTATTAGAGTTAATAAAAAAACGTGTGGAACAAGATATAATTTTTTTGACCATATACCTCGAATTCGAGATGATTTAATGTGGATCTTGATTAAAGTATTTAGTTAAAGGGCATCGAATAGTATGTCTGATTTTGTTCCATTAGTTAATGATAGAGGATATTCGTTTGTTATCAGTGTAGTTTCCAAACATGGGCATAAGAAATTAAAACAGTTACATCGTTCATCTTTTAAGGGGGCGGTTTAATACGGAGTAATATGGAAATAATTTTAGAGAAGGTGGAATAAATGAGTTTCTGGAGTAAATTATTTAAAAAAACAAAGGAGATGGATAATATGTCAAACGTAAAATTAGCAATCGTATTCTATAGTATGGGTGGAACGAATTATCAATTAGCAAAGTGGGCTGCAGAAGGCGCACAAGAAGCTGGTGCAGAAGTTAGAGTGCTAAAAGTACAAGAATTAGCTCCGGAATCAGTTATTGAAGGAAACGAAGGTTGGAAAGCAACTGTTAATGCAACGAAAGACGTTCCAGTCGCTACTTCAGAGGA
This window of the Sporosarcina ureilytica genome carries:
- a CDS encoding YitT family protein; this translates as MFFIEAKRIAVVIFGSFLLAISLNFFLINANVYASGFAGAAQLTSSVFEDLLGMHVSTGILLFLFNIPVFILGWYKVGKGFTIYSIVSVICATFFLEILPIISVSNDIILNTVVGGVVSGIGIGLSLKWGASTGGMDIVAMVLSRLQDKPIGIYFLVLNGVIIVLAGFLYEPENALYTLIALYVTTAVIDAIHTRHEKVTAMIITRKADELQCAIHEKMIRGITILPAKGAYTKEENNMLYLVITRYELYDLEKIIADVDPNAFTNIVQTVGIFGYFRREGEEIN
- a CDS encoding DUF1648 domain-containing protein, with translation MFDRPKLKLKLTPLELVLNVITIILFVGSLVYLFVSWTTLPNEVPAHYNSLGEVDRWGHKWEMVILPIIAVILWIGMTILEKYPHVYNYMNLTKENIEAQYLNGRLMVNVIKNIITIIFAYINWNNIQVALGRHESLGTWFTPMFFICIFIPTGYFIFRSIRLSRE
- a CDS encoding ThiF family adenylyltransferase, giving the protein MNNRYSRQELFAPIGIEGQKRIRAANIFILGAGALGSSSGEMLVRAGVKRVTIVDRDIIDWTNLHRQQLYTEQDVIDQLPKAVAAEKRLKSINGDVDVSGMVVDVTAENVLDLIEGHDVILDATDNIETRLLMNDAALKRSLPFFIGACVGSYGLTFPIGIKEEQPCLHCLLETLPPQSLTCDTVGVISPIVVTTAARQVADVLKYITGNEFMPKLESANLWTGERSSMNVESLKKDNCPSCSAESVYPYLSARESTRFAVLCGRDTVQLSWPPNRRVELKTFVNSVEPIVQKLIHNPHLAAFEFDSHRIVLFRDGRMLIHGTKDIAEARMIAAKLLG
- a CDS encoding thiazole synthase; translation: MLKIGNHSFSSRLLLGTGKYPSFETQKEAVRVSEAEILTFAVRRMNIFEPSQPNFLEKLDLSKYTLLPNTAGAKTAEEAVRIAKLAKASGLCDMVKVEIIGCDHSLLPDPVETLRATEMLLDEGFIVLPYTSDDVVLARRLCEMGVHAIMPGAAPIGSGRGILNPLNLSFIIEQSEVPVIIDAGIGSPKDAAYAMELGADAVLLNTAVSEAKDPVKMAEAMKLAIEAGRLGFEAGRMPERDYAVASSPMEGLLPN
- the thiS gene encoding sulfur carrier protein ThiS codes for the protein MTKKIELNGNTQEIPKAVENVQQLLVHLNLEERILIVELNKNILEKDAYDKPIMDRDQIEIIHFVGGG
- a CDS encoding thiamine phosphate synthase, yielding MKLIVVTNDRMPIDELIHTLLSIEPYIDAVILREKSKTDTEILKLIQKLKAVNFNVKKMIVHGNPTIASSEQIDKVQLPGGLSLPDLLRKYPALSFGKSIHSLEDAIAAEADGAETVLYGHLFKTNSKPGLQPRGTDDLRHIVSSLTIPVYAIGGILPSHIEQLREVGIAGVAVMSTIFESDHPKNIAKEYYDAIHT
- a CDS encoding Crp/Fnr family transcriptional regulator, with product MTENNHCEHGAVEMQKMCISIVPIFNHLTTAEMSEIVKTTNSVKHPRGHTIYRANEPSDGLYIVHKGRVKIYRLSDTGKEQLVRILEPGDFTGELSLFSESVHDAYAEAMEPVELCVMGRDDFQQFLLKYPAISLKVLTEFSTRLSKTEKQAASIAMESTETRIAMYLANVVEEKKSKRITLPMSRKDLASHLGTTPETVSRKLADFEEAGWIRQHTPSKIEIIDLDSLLLV
- a CDS encoding heavy metal translocating P-type ATPase; amino-acid sequence: MNARRTSQITAVTGALLLIAIGLHLGGLHEWRQGTLILATVIAGTPIAIKAFQAIRMKTFSIELLVTIAVVGALFIGEYVESAAVTFLFLFGAFLEVRTLEKTRSSLRSLIDMAPVEATVLRDGETMTISVDDVEEGDRVIVRSGEKVAIDGEIISGKATLNESAITGESVPVTKTKQDRVFSSSILENGFIEVLADRVGDDTTFARIIELVEDAQETKSKTQKFLDRFANIYTPAIVVMSILVYLVTRNIEMTLTFLVVACPGALVISAPVSIVAGIGNGARNGALIKGGEIMENLGKIDTVVFDKTGTLTRGRPEVTDIHTVGPNENDLLRIVAEAEMISEHHLGQTIVKEAEQRNLALVNEPENAEVIEGNGIRAEIEGQALVIGNRKLMRTNGIEIASKVEAYAIEREKAGNTAIFAAIDGTIAGIISIADQIRPEAASALQELRENGIKQIIMLTGDNRHTAELVGKQLGLDAVHAELLPEDKVAMVQKLKNAGHRVAMAGDGINDAPAIATADIGLAMGEGGTDISMETADVVLMADRLDQFSHAYSLAKATVRNMRQNTFFAVGTVVILLAGVLFGKVFLASGMLIHELSVLLVILNAVRLMRYNNKNGKNENATPILQTE
- a CDS encoding heavy-metal-associated domain-containing protein produces the protein MKKAVFNLEPLGCPTCVKKIQSTLEKMEGVEEVKVLFHSNRVRTQFDENKVQAEDIQNTITKLGYPVLSQKVS
- a CDS encoding GGDEF domain-containing protein is translated as MLKKKQSFHDLRRNLLLVVLPILFLSALFSIVLGNRVFLFDVYIELFFACTFMLGWFATLVNRRMKYLEIIILFGLYTYHVVSVTNVVRRHRGIEGAIDFDSYIVWLPLILIWTFAIWRKKVAIGVSLFLLIGTIIPGVYYMNELNQSFLESFAQLILSMIVYILVLIYSFKIVKAHAEVEIMRRQLRIDPLTQIGNRFQVDEWLQSFLNEKKEDDYSIIFFDIDHFKKINDQFGHSVGDEVLREFTQVVQNELRNNEYFGRWGGEEFMIILRGSECVAYTLAENLRQAIESFRFTGVNRVTASFGVSEFIQGDTAHSLLLRVDKRLYVSKENGRNRVTGKMEE
- a CDS encoding phosphoribosylaminoimidazolesuccinocarboxamide synthase; its protein translation is MKLIYKGKTKDVFEAENGQVLLKFKDDVTGEDGVFDPGANTVGLTIEGMGQSGLRMTTYFFEKLAEKGIPTHFVESNLEEATMLVKSANMFGAGLEVICRYRAVGSFLKRYGAYCEEGQPLDAFVEVTLKDDKRNDPPINQDGLAQLGILTKAEYETLVKLTKEISSVVKDELAVKGLELYDIKLEFGLDAEGNMMLIDEISGGNMRAYKDGQSVQPLELEKMLLQ